Within Candidatus Abyssobacteria bacterium SURF_5, the genomic segment CATCGGGCGCACCTGCCGCTCGTTGAACCGGATGGCAAGTCCCTGCTCGGTCCCGAGCAGGATCTCGTCTTCTCCGCCGGTGAGCTTGACGTGGGTGAGCCGGTCGCCGTCATCGAGCGTAATGGCGATGATGCCGCCGGCGCGCGGGTTGCTGAAGGCCTCGAGCTCGGTCTTCTTGACGACGCCCTTTTCGGTCGCCATCATGATATAGCGGCTTTCCTCGAAGGATTTCACGCTGAGGAAGGCGGTGACGCTCTCGCCGTCCGCGAGATGGAGGATGTTGATGATCGCGCGTCCTTTCGAGTAGCGGCCGGCGCGCGGGATCTCGTGCACCTTCAGCCAGTGGACGCGTCCGCGGTCGGTGAAGAAGAGGATGTATTCATGCGTGGACGCGATAAAGATGTGCTCGACGAAATCCTCTTCCTTCGTCTCCATGCCGGTCACGCCGACGCCGCCGCGGTGCTGTTTGCGGTACGTGCTCACCGGCAGGCGCTTGATGTAGCCGGCGTGCGAGATGGTGATGACCATGTCCTCCTGCGCGATGAAGTCCTCGACCTTGAATTCGGTCTCCTCGTCGAGGATATGGGTGCGGCGGGGATCGGAATACTTTTTCTTGATTTCCTCGAACTCGGCGCGGATGACGCCCATCAATACGCGCGGGCTCTCGAGGATCGAGCGCAGGTTCGCGATGGTTTTCAGAAGGTCCTCGTATTCGGCGTCGATTTTCTGGCGCTCGAGGCCGGTGAGCCGCTGCAGCCTCATGTCGAGGATCGCCTGCGCCTGCTTGTCGGTCAGGCCGAACTGCACCACCAGGGAGTTTCGCGCCTGTTCGGGCGTATGCGACTGGCGGATGGTGTTGATGACCTCGTCGATGTGGTCGAGCGCGATCTTGAGGCCCTCGAGGATGTGGGCGCGCTCCTCCGCTTTTCTCAGGTCGAACCGGGTGCGCCGGGTGACGATCTCAATGCGGTGATCGAGGTATTCCTGCAGCATGCGTCTGAGTCCGAGCACGCGCGGGCGGTTCTCGACCAAGGCGAGCATGATGATGCCGAAGCTGCTCTGCAGGGCGGTGTGCTTGTAGAGCTGGTTGAGGATGACCTCGGCCACTTCGCCGCGCTTGACGTCGATGACGATGCGCATGCCTTCCTTGTCGCTCTCATCGCGGATATCGGAGATGCCCTCGATCTTCTTCTGCTGGGCGAGCGCGGCGATGCTCTCGATCAGCTTGCTCTTGTTGACCTGGTACGGAATCTCGTTGACGACGATCTTCTCTTTTCCGCTGGCGCTCGAGGGCTTCTCGATCGCGGCCTGCGCGCGGATGACCAGCTTGCCGCGGCCGGTGCGGTAGGCGTCGTGGATCCCTCTCGTACCGAGGATGACGCCGCCGGTCGGGAAATCGGGCCCCTTCACCACCTGCAGCAGGTCTGAAAGCTGCGCCTGTGGATTATCGATCAGCAGGCACAACGCGTCGATGATCTCGCCGAGATTGTGCGGCGGAATATTGGTGGCCATGCCGACCGCGATCCCGGAAGAGCCGTTGACCAGGAGGTTCGGGAGCGCCGACGGCAGGACCACCGGCTCCTGGAGCGACTCGTCGAAATTCGGCTGGAAGTTGACGGTCTCCTTGTCGATGTCGGCCAGCATCTCCTCGGCGAGCGCCGCGAGCCGGGCCTCGGTGTATCGCATGGCGGCCGCGTTGTCGCCGTCGATCGAGCCGAAGTTGCCCTGGCCATCAACCAGCGGATACCGCATGTTGAAATCCTGCGCCATGCGCACGAGCGCGTCGTAGATGGGGCTGTCGCCGTGCGGGTGATATTTACCCATCGTGTCGCCGACGATGCGCGCGCATTTGCGGTAGGCCCGGCGAGATGTAAGGCCGAGCTCGTTCATGGCGTACAGGATGCGGCGGTGAACCGGCTTGAGGCCGTCGCGCGCGTCGGGCAGAGCCCGGGCGACGATGACGCTCATCGCGTAGTCGATGAACGACTTCTTCATCTCGGATTCGAGATTTACCGGAAATATCTTTTCGTTCTGCGTGTACATTCCTTATGTTTCCATCAGCTCGTGAGGCGGGCGCACATCAGATGTCCAGATTTCTCACATCCAGCGCATGCGCTTCAATGAACTCGCGGCGCGGCTCGACTTTCTCGCCCATCAGATCGTTGAAAACCTCTTCCGCCACGAGAGCATCCTCGAGTTTCACCTGCAGGATGGTGCGGGTCTCCGGGTTCATCGTGGTCTCCCAGAGCTGCTCCGGATTCATTTCGCCGAGCCCCTTGTACCGCTGGATGGTCAGTCCCTGGCGGGCGATGTTCTTGATGGTGAACAGGATCTCCAATGCCGACCGGACGGGGATCTCCTGTTCGTCCTTTCGCACGATGAAGCAGACGGGAGCCGCAGGATCATCGGGTGCGACGAGATTCTCGGGGGTAATCCCGTACCGGTGGAGTTTCTTGAATAATCCCTCTATTTCTCTCGATTCGGCAAATTCTATGACCGGGGTCTCGTCCTCGTCGGGTTGCGCCTCCTTGCGGCCGACCTCTCCGTTGAACGGGAGCGTTCCCTGTTTCTGGTCCTCGATCTTCTCTCGGAATTTCGCGTAATCCTTTTCCGAAAAGAGGAATTCCCTCACTCCCTCAACTTCAATCATGTACATCGGCAGCCGGCCGGTGTCGGGCTGGCGGTTGCGCAGGTACTCATAAAAGGTAATGCCCTTGCGTTCCATCGCGCCGGCCAGTTTTTCGAGATCGCGAAGGATTTCGGCAACCTCCTTGAGGGTGGAGTTGTTGAGGACGCTTTCGCCGCCGTTGCGCGAGATGGTGAGTCCTTTTATGCCCTCGTCGATCAGAAAATCTTCCATCTCCCTGTTGGTGCGGATATAGCGCTCGGTTTTCCCCTTTTTTATCTTGAAGAGGGGCGGCTGAGCGATGTAGATGTATCCCCGCTTGATGAGGTCCTCCATTTGCCGGTAAAAAAAGGTGAGCAACAGCGTTCTGATGTGAGAGCCGTCCACGTCCGCGTCGGTCATGATGATGATCTTATGGTAGCGCGCGTTATCCGGCCTGAACTCGTCGGCGCCAACGCCGCAGCCGATGGCGCTGAACAGGGTGCGGATTTCCTCGTTGTTCAGCATCTTGTCGATGCGGGCCTTCTCGACGTTGAGAATCTTTCCCTTGATCGGGAGAATCGCCTGGAAGCGCCTGTCGCGGCCCTGCTTGGCCGAGCCGCCGGCCGAATCGCCCTCGACGATGTAAATCTCGCACAGCCCGGGATCGCGCTCGGAGCAGTCGGCGAGTTTGCCGGGCAGATCTCCGGAATCGAGAACGCCCTTTCGGCGGGTCAGATCGCGCGCCTTTCGCGCAGCCTCGCGCGCGAGAGCGGCCCCGAACGCCTTGTCGATGATCTTGCGCGCCGCCGGCGGATTTTCCTCGAAGAACTCGGTGAGCGCCTCGTTCACCAGCGACTCGACTATCCCTTTGACCTCGCTGTTGCCCAGCTTGGTTTTCGTCTGGCCTTCGAACTGGGGGTTGCTCAATTTGACGGAGACGACGGCGGCGAGTCCTTCGCGCACGTCGTCGCCGGATATCGAGAACTTTGAGTTTTTCGTGAGGTTGTTTTTCCGGGCATATTCATTCACGCTGCGGGTCAGCGCCGATTTGAATCCGATGAGGTGGGTGCCGCCTTCGATGGTGTTGATGTTGTTGGCAAAACTGAAGATGTTCTCGGCATAGCCGTCGTTGTACTGGAACGCGAGCTCGATATAGATGGTGTCGCGCTCCCGCTCGCAGTAGCAGACCTTGTGGAGCGTGGTCTTGTTGCGGTTGAGATGCTCGATGAACTCCTTGATGCCGTCCTTGTAAATGAAAAGCACCGGCTCGTCACTCGAGCGTTCATCGACAAATTTGATCTGCAGGCCGCGGTTGAGGAATGCCAGCTCGCGCAGACGGTTGATCAGCAACTCGCTGCGAAACTCGATTTCCTCGAATATTTCCTTGTCCGGCTTGAACGTAACTTTGGTGCCGCTCTTCTTGGTCTTGCCGATGTTTTCCATCGGCTGTGCCGGCACGCCCCGCTCATATCGCTGGAAGAAGATGCCGCCGTCGCGGTAGACCTCAACTTCCATCCATTCCGAAAGCGCGTTGACAACCGAAACGCCAACCCCATGGAGGCCCCCCGATATCTTGTACGACTTGCCGTCGAATTTTCCACCGGCGTGAAGAATAGTCATGACCACCTCGAGGGCGGGCTTCTTCAGTTTCGGATGTAAATCGACGGGAACGCCGCGGCCGTCGTCGGTCACCGTCACGCTGTTGTCGATATGAACGATGACTTCTATTGTCGAGCAGAAGCCGGCCATGGCTTCGTCAATGCTGTTGTCGACAACCTCGTGAACGAGATGATGCAGACCGCGCTCGCCGGTGCTCCCGATATACATCGCCGGCCGCTTTCGCACCGCGGCCAATCCCTCGAGGACCTGAATTTTTTCTGCGGTATACGCTTTCCGTTCGTCCGTCATTTTGCTCCTATTTTACGGGGGGTTTTTGCTGCAACGATGCTATTTAATAATACCATAAAACAGGTGCAAAAGTAAAGGCTTTTCTTGGGGAATTTATACCATATATGCTTATAGTTCTGCGGTTCAAATACAATATATAGTGTGCTTGGCCTGTGGCCCCCTTGTCGATGTGTGACGGCAGCGTAAGTATTATATTATTAGGAGTTGATTTTGCATATAAAACAACAAACGGGCGGCAAAAGAAAGGACACTCACAGGTTGTCTGATCAGCGTCGCTTTGAACAGGGAAGAGCGTTGCCGCGAAAGAGTTGTTTCATTCTCTTGCAAGTGAAACGGCAGGATTGATCTTGCAGATGATTTTGGCGATGGGGATCTCTCTGTATCGCTGACCGACTTTCTGAACAAGTTGCTCCTTGACAAGATCGATCTGCTGGCGCCAGACGGGACTGTCCACGTGTATGTAGAGTTTGCCGTCGGTTATTTTTGCGGGAGCGCAATGGAGGGCGGCGTCCTTTCCGACAATTTCGCTCCAGCAGGTTTGCAACTCGGCAACCTTTGCGCGCCGGGCAAAACTGCCGCCGGTGAAGAGCCGGCGCAGAACCTCATCGACTGGTTCTATTCCACAATCGGCGCGCGAGCGTTTATTCGTCTTCATAGCCTTACGGGCATCACGACATACATGTAGTTGTCGTTGTCAAGCGGTTTGATCAGTCCGGAACTCTGCGCGTCTTTCAACTCGAGAGTGACTTTTTCCTCGTCGACTATCTTCAGCACGTCGAGCACGAATTGGGGATTGAACCCAATGCTAATGGTCTCTCCCTGGTATTCGACGTCGAACTCATCTTTTGCCTCGCCGACCTCCGGCGAATTCGTTGTCACAACCATTTTGCCGGGGGATATCTCGAACTTGACCAAATTATAGCGGTCGGTGGTAAGCACCTGCGCCCGCTTTGTCGCAACCCCAAAGAGTTCCTTTTCGGCGATCACCTTGCGCTCATATCCGCGCGGGACAACCTGCTCGTAATTCGGGAAAACGGCGTCGATCAAATTCGAGATGACCAGCAGGTTGCCGAATTCAAACGCGATCTGGTTATCGGAGAGATAGATAGTGACATCGCCTTCATCGCTTAACAGCCGCTCCAGTTCGAGCACGGTTTTCCGCGGGATAATGTATGAACTGTCGCCGTCGGGAGGATTCTCCAGGGTATGCCGCGCGTAGGAAAGGCGTCTTCCATCGGTGGAAACCAGTCTCAACTGACTCTGCGTCAGCGCAAGGAGCAGGCCGGTGATGTTTATCCTGTTCGGATCGATCGAGATGGAGAAACTCACCTTTTTCAACATCTCTTTCAGGAGAGCCTGCGGCAGGACAAAAGATTTATCCCGTTTCACGTCCGGAGATTTCGGAAAGTCATCGGGCGGCATCCCCATGAGCTTATAGCGAACGACTCCGGAGGTGAGCGTAACTGCATTACTGTCGGAAGCGGTCATAGCGATCGTTCCCTGCGGCAGGATATTCACTACCTCATGCAGTTTCTTTGCGGGAAGCGTCACTGTTCCTTCCTGCTTCATCTCATCACATTCGATAACGCATTCGATGCCGACTTCGAGATCGGTTGCCACCAGTTTAAGGCTGTTGTTTTTCGCGCTCATCAGGACGTACTGCAGCATCGGCAATGTGCTTCGAGTCGAGACAACACTCTGAACGTTTCCGATCGCATCTCGCAGTTGATCTCTTGCAATGGCCAGTTTCATACAATCCTCCCGCCTCTCCCCAAGCAAGCTCCGAACGAGTCAAACTTTCTTCTTATGCTCTTCATACTATGAGATAATAAAAGGCAGTCGCCGCAGGAGTAGTAAGGCGAAATCTGTGGAAAGCTCTTGTTTTCCCCATCGCTGCGGCACGAACCGGTGTCGACAACCTGCTGAAACTCACGCTCCAATTATCAACAAGATCAACATTATAGTGGGAACGATCGACTTTATCAAGAATTCGTCAACAGTTTACCACAAAGTACCAACATCGCGTCAACAGATTTTTCGGGAGATTATCCTCTTGTTCTTTTGGCATACATGAACCGCAAATATGAAGAGCGTGGGAGAAATCGTCTACGTGCGAAGCTGTTTGTTGATCGACTCCACGTCGGTGGCGAACCGCGAATTCGTTTTCATCATCTCGCGGACTTTCTTGCACGCGTGCAAAACCGTCGAGTGGTCGCGGCCTCCAAACGAATCGCCGATGTCGATCAGCGAGGCCTCAGTCAGCTCGCGTGCGAGATACATGCCCACCTGGCGTGCGAGCGCAATCGTTTTCGATCGTTTCGGCGAAACGAGATCCGAAAGCTTGACGTTATAATACGACGCGGATGTCTTCTGGATGAACTCGACCGTGATCTGTTTTCCTTCGGCCTGTTCGAGTACGTCCTTCAGCGCCAGTTGCGCTGTCTCGATCGAGAGCGGACAATTATGGGCGCGGGCATAGCCGATGACGCGATTGAACGTGCCCTCGAGTTCCCGGATATTGGCCTTCACCAGGTTCGCAATGAAGAACAGCATGTCCGACGGACATTTTAAATGGTTCTTCTCGGATTTTTTCTGCAGGATCGCGATGCGGGTTTCGAGATCGGGCGCCTGAATATCCGTCACCAGCCCCCATTCGAATCTGCTCACCAGCCGCTCCTCGAGCGTCGGGATGTCTTTTGGGGGCCGGTCCGACGACAGGACGATCTGTTTGAATGCGTCGTGCAGCGTATTGAACGTGTGGAAGAACTCCTCCTGCGTCGCATCCTTGCCGGCGAGAAAATGGATATCGTCGATCAGCAGGACGTCAACTGTCCGGTACTTGTTTCTGAAACTTATCTGCGAGCGCTGCTGGATCGCCGAGATCAACTCGTTGGTGAATTCCTCGGAAGTTATATACAGCACCTTCAGCTTTTCCTGCCGCAGAACCTCGTGCCCGATCGCCTGCATCAGGTGCGTCTTCCCGAGCCCCGCTCCACCGTAGATAAAGAGCGGATTGTATGCGCGGGCGGGCGTCTCGCACACCGCCTTCGCGGCGGCGTGGGCGAATCTGTTGGAAGGCCCGATTACGAATTCCTCGAATGTATATTTTGAATTCAGATGAGGAAACGAGGAAATGCGGGACTGCGGTTCGGCCGGGTCCTCCGACCGGATTTCGCAGGTCATCTCTTCCTGAAGCACGTCGTTCTGCCGGAATGTGACACCGTGAAATTCGGGACTTAAGGAGTCTCCAATCGATTTGATCAGTTCCGAATATCGCTCGGCGATCCAGTTCCCGGTAAACTCATTGGGCACGAGAACCGCGAGGTGCCCTTTCTCATATGAATGGAACCGGGTCCATGTCAGCCAAGCCTCGAATGTCCGCGGGTCTATCCGCTGGCGCAGTACCTGGCGTATCTGATCCCAGAGATTGATACTCATGGAGAAATCCCCCCTCTGCAATGCAAAAATTATCCACACGGAACGGAAGTCGAAAAAGGCTCTTTATTCGCTGAATTACTCGGATCAGTGCGGATTCTCCAAGACTTATCAACAAAAAGTCGGACTTTTCCACAGACTTATCAACATCCTGTGGAAAGAGGAGTTTCCAGTGTGCTGCATTTGTAATCCTGATGCTGCAAGGCGGCGGGAAGACTTCCTCACGCCGGAGGATCAAGATGAAGGGCCGAGGTCGCGAAGACTATGGAATAAAACCAGTGGATATAAAGAGGTGATAACATATTCCGCCACGTCAGTTAAAGCGGAAAAAACCCGGCCCACCCGCTCCGGAGGCTGAAGAAACCATTGTCACGGGAGTTTTGTAAACCCTTTCCCCATGATTCACCCGCTTTGAAAGCCCCTGCCATAGGGCAAGCAGAATAATAACAAAGGCGGCGCGAAATCTCAAGCGCAAAATTTGCATAGCCATATTCCGGCTTGCCCTCTGCAGATAAATCCTCTATAATGCCAAGAGAAACAGTCAGTTAGTTCAAAGAGGAAGGGCATGCGCCCATCGCTGTCTTTGCACTGCGCAATGCAGAAGCGATGGAGCAGGGCGGGCGCCTGCCGGCAGAGCAGAGGACAGACAGTGACATTTTATGCTGGAATCGACATAGGTTCACTCACATGCGACGCCGTGATCATTGACGAGTCGGCCAATGTAGTTTCTTTCGCCATAGTCCTGACCGGCGCTCGCAGCCGCGGCGCGATCGAGGCGGCTTACGCCGCGGTACTGGAGGGGGCAGGCCTCAAGAAACAGGATATTTCGGGCCTTATCTCCACCGGGTATGGCCGGGAGCAGGTGGACGGCCGCATCAAGAGCATCACCGAGATCAGTTGTCATGCAAAGGGCGCCGCGTTCCTTTTCCCGAACACGCGGCTGATTCTCGACATAGGCGGCCAGGATTCAAAAAGCATCAAGGTGGGCCCGAACGGGCAGGTGCTGGATTTCGCGATGAACGATAAATGCGCGGCCGGTACGGGCCGTTTTTTCGAGGTGATGGCGCGCGCTCTCGAGATCGATCTGGATGATATGGGCAGGCTTGCCTCCCGCGCCAACAACAAGCTG encodes:
- the gyrA gene encoding DNA gyrase subunit A; translation: MYTQNEKIFPVNLESEMKKSFIDYAMSVIVARALPDARDGLKPVHRRILYAMNELGLTSRRAYRKCARIVGDTMGKYHPHGDSPIYDALVRMAQDFNMRYPLVDGQGNFGSIDGDNAAAMRYTEARLAALAEEMLADIDKETVNFQPNFDESLQEPVVLPSALPNLLVNGSSGIAVGMATNIPPHNLGEIIDALCLLIDNPQAQLSDLLQVVKGPDFPTGGVILGTRGIHDAYRTGRGKLVIRAQAAIEKPSSASGKEKIVVNEIPYQVNKSKLIESIAALAQQKKIEGISDIRDESDKEGMRIVIDVKRGEVAEVILNQLYKHTALQSSFGIIMLALVENRPRVLGLRRMLQEYLDHRIEIVTRRTRFDLRKAEERAHILEGLKIALDHIDEVINTIRQSHTPEQARNSLVVQFGLTDKQAQAILDMRLQRLTGLERQKIDAEYEDLLKTIANLRSILESPRVLMGVIRAEFEEIKKKYSDPRRTHILDEETEFKVEDFIAQEDMVITISHAGYIKRLPVSTYRKQHRGGVGVTGMETKEEDFVEHIFIASTHEYILFFTDRGRVHWLKVHEIPRAGRYSKGRAIINILHLADGESVTAFLSVKSFEESRYIMMATEKGVVKKTELEAFSNPRAGGIIAITLDDGDRLTHVKLTGGEDEILLGTEQGLAIRFNERQVRPMGRTARGVIGIRMEEGDRLVGMEKVIPDATILVVTENGYGKRTDFDEYRSQHRGGKGIISIKTSARNGKCIGMRTVRENEEVVCVSSRGMVVRTPVSDISVIGRNTQGVRVIRLQEDDSFVAVAVVMPKEKEDALADEAAANLPESESPGADEADFEENGEPQAE
- the gyrB gene encoding DNA topoisomerase (ATP-hydrolyzing) subunit B: MTDERKAYTAEKIQVLEGLAAVRKRPAMYIGSTGERGLHHLVHEVVDNSIDEAMAGFCSTIEVIVHIDNSVTVTDDGRGVPVDLHPKLKKPALEVVMTILHAGGKFDGKSYKISGGLHGVGVSVVNALSEWMEVEVYRDGGIFFQRYERGVPAQPMENIGKTKKSGTKVTFKPDKEIFEEIEFRSELLINRLRELAFLNRGLQIKFVDERSSDEPVLFIYKDGIKEFIEHLNRNKTTLHKVCYCERERDTIYIELAFQYNDGYAENIFSFANNINTIEGGTHLIGFKSALTRSVNEYARKNNLTKNSKFSISGDDVREGLAAVVSVKLSNPQFEGQTKTKLGNSEVKGIVESLVNEALTEFFEENPPAARKIIDKAFGAALAREAARKARDLTRRKGVLDSGDLPGKLADCSERDPGLCEIYIVEGDSAGGSAKQGRDRRFQAILPIKGKILNVEKARIDKMLNNEEIRTLFSAIGCGVGADEFRPDNARYHKIIIMTDADVDGSHIRTLLLTFFYRQMEDLIKRGYIYIAQPPLFKIKKGKTERYIRTNREMEDFLIDEGIKGLTISRNGGESVLNNSTLKEVAEILRDLEKLAGAMERKGITFYEYLRNRQPDTGRLPMYMIEVEGVREFLFSEKDYAKFREKIEDQKQGTLPFNGEVGRKEAQPDEDETPVIEFAESREIEGLFKKLHRYGITPENLVAPDDPAAPVCFIVRKDEQEIPVRSALEILFTIKNIARQGLTIQRYKGLGEMNPEQLWETTMNPETRTILQVKLEDALVAEEVFNDLMGEKVEPRREFIEAHALDVRNLDI
- a CDS encoding DUF721 domain-containing protein, whose protein sequence is MKTNKRSRADCGIEPVDEVLRRLFTGGSFARRAKVAELQTCWSEIVGKDAALHCAPAKITDGKLYIHVDSPVWRQQIDLVKEQLVQKVGQRYREIPIAKIICKINPAVSLARE
- a CDS encoding DNA polymerase III subunit beta, which produces MKLAIARDQLRDAIGNVQSVVSTRSTLPMLQYVLMSAKNNSLKLVATDLEVGIECVIECDEMKQEGTVTLPAKKLHEVVNILPQGTIAMTASDSNAVTLTSGVVRYKLMGMPPDDFPKSPDVKRDKSFVLPQALLKEMLKKVSFSISIDPNRINITGLLLALTQSQLRLVSTDGRRLSYARHTLENPPDGDSSYIIPRKTVLELERLLSDEGDVTIYLSDNQIAFEFGNLLVISNLIDAVFPNYEQVVPRGYERKVIAEKELFGVATKRAQVLTTDRYNLVKFEISPGKMVVTTNSPEVGEAKDEFDVEYQGETISIGFNPQFVLDVLKIVDEEKVTLELKDAQSSGLIKPLDNDNYMYVVMPVRL
- the dnaA gene encoding chromosomal replication initiator protein DnaA; protein product: MSINLWDQIRQVLRQRIDPRTFEAWLTWTRFHSYEKGHLAVLVPNEFTGNWIAERYSELIKSIGDSLSPEFHGVTFRQNDVLQEEMTCEIRSEDPAEPQSRISSFPHLNSKYTFEEFVIGPSNRFAHAAAKAVCETPARAYNPLFIYGGAGLGKTHLMQAIGHEVLRQEKLKVLYITSEEFTNELISAIQQRSQISFRNKYRTVDVLLIDDIHFLAGKDATQEEFFHTFNTLHDAFKQIVLSSDRPPKDIPTLEERLVSRFEWGLVTDIQAPDLETRIAILQKKSEKNHLKCPSDMLFFIANLVKANIRELEGTFNRVIGYARAHNCPLSIETAQLALKDVLEQAEGKQITVEFIQKTSASYYNVKLSDLVSPKRSKTIALARQVGMYLARELTEASLIDIGDSFGGRDHSTVLHACKKVREMMKTNSRFATDVESINKQLRT
- a CDS encoding 2-hydroxyglutaryl-CoA dehydratase, whose protein sequence is MQKRWSRAGACRQSRGQTVTFYAGIDIGSLTCDAVIIDESANVVSFAIVLTGARSRGAIEAAYAAVLEGAGLKKQDISGLISTGYGREQVDGRIKSITEISCHAKGAAFLFPNTRLILDIGGQDSKSIKVGPNGQVLDFAMNDKCAAGTGRFFEVMARALEIDLDDMGRLASRANNKLSISSMCTVFAESEVVSLVARGEPVEDIVAGLCRAVAERTRALAQRVGIAPEVTMTGGVAKNLGVVRALEELLGQKFNIPAEPQIVGALGAAILARETTSRMNPVPK